In Candidatus Methylomirabilota bacterium, the sequence GAGCGCGCCGCGCCGCGCGAGGCGGTGCGCTGGGTGAAGGAGCTCGGCGCGACCGACCTCGGCATGGATCACCGGCTGATCGACGCCGCGGTGATCGCCGAGGCGCGCAGGGCCGGCGTTCGCGTCGCCGCCTGGACCGTCAACGAGGAGGGCGACCTCCGCCGGATGATCGCCGTCGGCGTGGACGTGGTGATCACCGATCGCCCCGATCTCGCGCTGCGCCTCCTGGGCCGGTGAGGGGTCGATGACCACGCGGTATGTCCTGGCGCTCGACCAGGGGACGACGGGCTCGACCGCGCTCGTCGTGGACGCCGACGGGCGGGTGCGCGCGCGTGGCTACGCGGAGCTCCCCCAGTACTTCCCCAGGCCCGGCTGGGTCGAGCACGATCCCGGCGAGATCTGGGCGAGCGTCGAGCACGCGGCGGCGCAGGCGCTCGCGTCCGCGCGCGTCGCCGGGAGCGAGGTCGCCGCCGTCGGGATCACGAACCAGCGTGAGACGACGATCCTGTGGGAGCGCGCGACCGGGACGCCGGTCCACCGCGCGATCGTCTGGCAGTGCCGCCGGACGGCGCCGTTCTGCGAGCGCCTGCGCGCCGACGGCCTCGAGCCGCTCGTCCGCGAGCGGACCGGGCTCGTCCTCGACGCCTACTTCTCCGGGACGAAGATCCGGTGGCTCCTCGACGAGGTCGCGGGCGCGCGCGCGCGCGCGGAGCGCGGCGAGCTCGCCTTCGGCACCGTCGATTCCTGGCTCCTCTGGAAGCTCACCGGCGGCCGCGTGCACGCGACCGACGCGAGCAACGCGTCGCGCACGCTCTGCCTGAACCTCCGCACCGGTGACTGGGACGACGAGCTGCTCGCGGTCCTCGGCGTCCCGCGCGCGGTGCTCCCGGCGGTCGGCCCGTCGTCGGGTGCGCTGGGCGAGACCGTGGCCCTCGGCTGGCTGCCGCGCGGCGTGCCCGTCACCGGGATCGCGGGCGACCAGCAGGCGGCGCTCTTCGGCCAGGCCTGCTACGCGCCCGGCACCGCGAAGAACACGTACGGGACGGGCTGCTTCCTGCTGCTCAACACCGGCCCCACGCCCGTGGCCTCGAAGCACGGGCTCGTCACGACCATCGCGTGGCGCATCGGGGCCGAGACGACGTATGCTCTCGAGGGCAGCGTGTTCGTCGCGGGCGCGGCGATCCAGTGGCTGCGCGACGGCCTCGGAATTCTGAAGGACGCGTCGGAGAGCGAGGCGCTGGCGCGCTCGGTGCCCGACACGGGCGGCGTCTACTTCGTGCCCGCCTTCGTCGGGCTCGGCGCGCCCTGGTGGGACATGTACGCGCGCGGCGCGCTCGTCGGCCTGACGCGCGGGACGACCGGCGCGCACCTCGCGCGCGCCGCGCTCGAGGCGATCGCGTTCCAGAGCCGCGACGTGCTGGTGGCCATGGCGGCCGACGCGGGAATCGCGGTCCGCGAGCTCCGCGTGGACGGCGGCGCGGCCGCGAACGATTTCCTCTGCCAGTTCCAGGCGGACGTGATGGACGTTACGGTGCTGCGACCCGGCGTGATCGAGACGACGGCGCTGGGCGCCGCGTACCTCGCGGGCCTCGGCGCCGGCCTGTGGCGCTCGCTCGACGAGCTCGCGGGCCGCTGGACGCTCGAGCGGCGCTTCGCGCCGGTGCTCGACGCGGGCGCGCGCCGGGCCCGGGTCGAGGGGTGGCGGCGGGCCGTCGAGCGGGCCCGCGGGTGGGCGCGCGACGACCCTCAATGAGGAGATGACGATGAGACGACTCGGAGTTCTGGCCCTCACGGCCGTGCTGGTCGCCCTCGCGGCGGGCGCCTCGGGGGAGCCGCCGATCGAGAGCGAGCTCGCGCTGATCACGCCCGTGTCGAAGTTCATCCACGACGCGGCGCTCAAGGCGTTCGCCGATTACGCCAAGGAGAAGTGGGGCGTCACGGTCAAGGTGAGCGCGATCCCGGCCGGCACGCCCGTCGCCTACGGCCGCATCGTCGAGTGGAAGGGCCGGCCCGAGGTGGACATCTTCTGGGGCGGCGAGTCCGCGCTCTTCGAGAAGCTCGCCGAGCAGAAGCTCCTCCAGAAGGTCGAGATCGCAAAGGAGCTCTGGGAGTCGATCCCCGCCTCCATCGGCAGGCCGAAGCCGATCCCTCTCAAGGACCGGGACGGCTTCTGGATCGGCACCGCGCTCGAGCCCTACGGGCTCGTCTACCACCCGAAGAAGATCCAGCGCCTGGGCATCGCGGAGCCGAAGGAGTGGGACGACCTCCTGAATCCGAAGCTCCGGGGCGAGGTCGCGCAGTGCGCGCCGACGCGCTCGTCGTCCTCCAACGCGACCTACGAGGTGATCCTGTCGATGTACGGCGAGGACAGGGGCTGGGACTGGCTCAAGAAGCTCGCCGGGAACACGGGGCACTTCACCGCGCGCAGCCGCGACGTGCCGACGGTCGTCGCCAAGGGCGAGTACACCGCCGGCTTCGCCGTGCCGTCCTACATGGCGTTCGAGGAGAAGCTCGCGGGCTTCGACATCAAGTTCGTCGCGCCGAAGAACGCGTTCGTCACGCCCGAGCCGATGGCGATCCTCGCCGGCGCGCGCAACCCGAAGGCGGCGCGCGCCTTCATCGAGTTCCTCCTGACCGAGCGCGGCCAGAGGGTCTTCATGGAGCGCGGCCTCTTCCCGATCACGCCCAAGTACAAGGTCCAGGGGGCACCGGGCTCGACGGCCGAGATGGCGGTGGAGTTCACCGGCGGCGTGCGCAGCTACTTCGACCGCGACGTCGCCAACGTCTACGACGAGGCGGTCGCCCAGAAGCGCGCCGACGCGCTCAAGACGAGGTTCCGCTCGGAGATCGAGACGGTCTGGAAGAAGCCCTGAGCGCCGGCCGCGCGCGATGAAGATCCTGCTCCGGGGGGTCAGCAAGGCGTTCGGCCGCGTCACCGCCGTGGACCGGGTGACCCTCGACATCGGCGACGGCGAGCTCTTCACGCTGCTCGGGCCGTCGGGCTGCGGCAAGACGACGCTCCTCCGGCTGATCGCGGGGTTCGGGGCACCGGACGCCGGCGAGGTCTGGTTCGGCGAGCGGCGCGTGGACGGGCTCCGGCCCTACGAGCGGAACATCGGGATGGTCTTCCAGAACTACGCCCTCTGGCCGCACATGACCGTGAAGGCGAACGTCGGCTACGGGCTCCGGCTCCGGAAGCTCGACGCCGCGGCGGTCGCCCGGCGTGTCCAGGAGGGCCTCGCGAAGGTGAACCTCGCGGGGCTCGAGGAGCGCTACCCGGGCCAGCTCTCCGGCGGCCAGCAGCAGCGCGTCGCCCTCGCGCGGGCGCTCGTGCTCAACCCCGACATCCTGCTCCTCGACGAGCCCCTGTCGAACCTCGACGCGAAGATCCGCATCCAGGTGCGGGCCGAGATCCGGAGGCTCCAGCAGGAGCTCCGGATCACCACGGTCTACGTCACCCACGACCAGGAGGAGGCGCTCTCGCTGTCCGACCGCGTCGCGGTCATGCGCGACGGCAAGGTGCTGCAGCTCGCGCCGCCCAAGACGCTGTACGAGCGGCCGGCGGACCGGTTCGTCGCCGACTTCGTCGGCACGAACAACCTCATCGCCGGCGTCTGCCGCGGGCTGACGGACGGCGTGGCCGCGGCCGAGACGGCGATCGGCCCGGTGCGGTGCCGCCCGAGCCCCCGCGTCGCGCCGGGCGAGCGCTGCGTCCTCGCCGTGCGCCCCGAGAACGTCGCGCTGGGCGCCGGCCACGAGAACGTCTTCGACGGGCGCGTGGTCATCTCCTCGTACCTCGGCAGCACGCTGCGCTACGAGGTCGAGGTGCGCGGCGGGGTCGTCCTGAAGGTGGACATCGGCGACCCGTGGCACCACGAGGTCCTGCCCTCGGGGGCGAGGGTGCGCGTCACGTTCCCCGCGTCGGCCGCGCTCACGCTGCCGGACGAATGAGGGCGATCCCCCGGGCGCTCCCGCCGGCGCTCGGCGTCGCCGCGATCTGGCTCTTCCTGCTGCTCTTCCTCGTCTACCCGCTGCTGCGGATCCTCTACGACGCCTTCAGCGACGAGGCCGGGCGTCTCACGCTCGCGAACTTCGTCGAGTTCGCGCGCGACCCGTTCTACTTCCGGTCGCTCGTGAACTCGCTCGTCCTCGGGCTCGGGACGGTCGCGGCGACCTCGCTCGTCGGCTTCGCGGTCGCCTTCCTGCTGGTGCGATACGAGTTCGTCGGCCGGAACCTCTTCGGCTATCTCACGCTGATCCCCATCATCTCGCCCCCGCTCGTGGGCGTGCTGGGCTTCACCTTCATCATGGGGCGGGCGGGGACGGTGAACGTGCTGCTCGAGGACTGGTTCGGCCTGGCGACGCCGATCAACTTCGTCTACGGCATCCACGGCGTGCTGCTCGTCGAGACGCTCCACCTCTTCCCGATGATCACGCTCAACGTGGTGGACGCCCTCGCGAAGCTCGACCCCGCGCTCGAGGAGGCCGCGGAGAGCGTCGGCGCGCGCGGCTTCGCCAAGTGGCGCACGATCACGCTGCCGCTGACGACGCCGGGGTACGTGGCGGGCGCGCTGCTCGTCTTCATCTGGACCTTCTCCGACTTCGCGACCCCGCTCGTGCTCGGCGTGCACGACCTCCTCGCCGCGCAGGCGTACCTGAACATCGTGCAGTTCGTGGACCGCCGCATCTTCCGGATGGGGATCGTGATCTCCGCGCTCATGGTGGCGCTGGCGGTCGTGTTCCTCGTCGCGGCGCGCCGGTACGTGGCGATCAAGGACTACTCCTCGCTTTCGTATTCGCGGCTCGCGCGCGTGCGGCTCTCCCCGCTCCGCCAGGCGGCGGCGGTCGCGTTCCTGACGCTGCTCATGCTGCTGTCGTTCGTCCCCTACCTCGGGCTCGCGCTGGCCTCGGTGGGGAAGGGCTGGTC encodes:
- the glpK gene encoding glycerol kinase GlpK, producing the protein MTTRYVLALDQGTTGSTALVVDADGRVRARGYAELPQYFPRPGWVEHDPGEIWASVEHAAAQALASARVAGSEVAAVGITNQRETTILWERATGTPVHRAIVWQCRRTAPFCERLRADGLEPLVRERTGLVLDAYFSGTKIRWLLDEVAGARARAERGELAFGTVDSWLLWKLTGGRVHATDASNASRTLCLNLRTGDWDDELLAVLGVPRAVLPAVGPSSGALGETVALGWLPRGVPVTGIAGDQQAALFGQACYAPGTAKNTYGTGCFLLLNTGPTPVASKHGLVTTIAWRIGAETTYALEGSVFVAGAAIQWLRDGLGILKDASESEALARSVPDTGGVYFVPAFVGLGAPWWDMYARGALVGLTRGTTGAHLARAALEAIAFQSRDVLVAMAADAGIAVRELRVDGGAAANDFLCQFQADVMDVTVLRPGVIETTALGAAYLAGLGAGLWRSLDELAGRWTLERRFAPVLDAGARRARVEGWRRAVERARGWARDDPQ
- a CDS encoding extracellular solute-binding protein, with the translated sequence MRRLGVLALTAVLVALAAGASGEPPIESELALITPVSKFIHDAALKAFADYAKEKWGVTVKVSAIPAGTPVAYGRIVEWKGRPEVDIFWGGESALFEKLAEQKLLQKVEIAKELWESIPASIGRPKPIPLKDRDGFWIGTALEPYGLVYHPKKIQRLGIAEPKEWDDLLNPKLRGEVAQCAPTRSSSSNATYEVILSMYGEDRGWDWLKKLAGNTGHFTARSRDVPTVVAKGEYTAGFAVPSYMAFEEKLAGFDIKFVAPKNAFVTPEPMAILAGARNPKAARAFIEFLLTERGQRVFMERGLFPITPKYKVQGAPGSTAEMAVEFTGGVRSYFDRDVANVYDEAVAQKRADALKTRFRSEIETVWKKP
- a CDS encoding ABC transporter ATP-binding protein, translated to MKILLRGVSKAFGRVTAVDRVTLDIGDGELFTLLGPSGCGKTTLLRLIAGFGAPDAGEVWFGERRVDGLRPYERNIGMVFQNYALWPHMTVKANVGYGLRLRKLDAAAVARRVQEGLAKVNLAGLEERYPGQLSGGQQQRVALARALVLNPDILLLDEPLSNLDAKIRIQVRAEIRRLQQELRITTVYVTHDQEEALSLSDRVAVMRDGKVLQLAPPKTLYERPADRFVADFVGTNNLIAGVCRGLTDGVAAAETAIGPVRCRPSPRVAPGERCVLAVRPENVALGAGHENVFDGRVVISSYLGSTLRYEVEVRGGVVLKVDIGDPWHHEVLPSGARVRVTFPASAALTLPDE
- a CDS encoding iron ABC transporter permease yields the protein MRAIPRALPPALGVAAIWLFLLLFLVYPLLRILYDAFSDEAGRLTLANFVEFARDPFYFRSLVNSLVLGLGTVAATSLVGFAVAFLLVRYEFVGRNLFGYLTLIPIISPPLVGVLGFTFIMGRAGTVNVLLEDWFGLATPINFVYGIHGVLLVETLHLFPMITLNVVDALAKLDPALEEAAESVGARGFAKWRTITLPLTTPGYVAGALLVFIWTFSDFATPLVLGVHDLLAAQAYLNIVQFVDRRIFRMGIVISALMVALAVVFLVAARRYVAIKDYSSLSYSRLARVRLSPLRQAAAVAFLTLLMLLSFVPYLGLALASVGKGWSLTPFPVRYTLQYFERVIVETPKYVVNSLLYSALAVALCIAVGVPIAWILARTRLPGRDVLDGLNTLILAVPGTAIGIAYVRAFHFDLPWLHHGLTSYWIVLPLVLAIRRLPYTVRGAYASLLLVHRSMEEAAASVGATGVRSFRDVTLPLIWRGVLVGSLFSFMTSLQEASAVLFLSLGGWETITVGTFAFYIAGSANEAAALGVILIVVAAVSLVLINRVAGARMGGMFG